One window of the Eschrichtius robustus isolate mEscRob2 unplaced genomic scaffold, mEscRob2.pri scaffold_462, whole genome shotgun sequence genome contains the following:
- the LOC137757823 gene encoding leucine-rich repeat-containing protein 37A-like: MESSPVQQEFPDLPLEPLKETEPSPAQQEDPSQPPAPPKEVVAQTPVHYEMTVPTLGQDQAQHSNLPSVTVKPLDQGLPTAPEPTTEAEHSAALQQTAVPPTYPDVTFPNPEQVQAQHPTLTEVTVQPLDLELTLTLESSMEVEPSPTMQQTQAQPPELIKEVVAQSPLYPEVTVPAPDHDHAEHPTSPSITVKPLDLELTTTPEPTTESEHSTALQQTTAPPPKHPEVTLAQPNLTQVTIQPMDVELTVTGGSNMETVPSPIMQETPTQPSEAPQEVAVQSPFQQEVTVPTPCQDYVQYSTSSSVTVHHVDLEQTTTAEPTMEAGHSTALQQTTAPPPKHPEVTLAQPNLTQVTVPPVDLGVNIFHEPRPSETVLFPSTQYSVPTGLPGVKYTPEKQQPEQNATTNISICELCTCKNETLSCAGLSPKQKLHRVPEPEPNAYSGTFTIINFQGNSISYIDESIWQAYRWAEKLG, encoded by the coding sequence ATGGAATCTTCTCCAGTCCAACAGGAGTtcccagacctacctctggaaccccttaaagagacagaaccttctccagcCCAGCAGGAGgacccatctcagcctccagcacCACCTAAGGAGGTTGTAGCACAAACTCCAGTGCACTATGAGATGACAGTTCCAACACTAGGACAGGATCaagctcagcattcaaacttgcccagtgtcacagtTAAACCTTTGGACCAGGGGCTTCCCACAGCTCCAGAACCTACAACGGAGGCTGAACATTCTGCAGCCCTGCAGCAGACTGCAGTTCCTCCAACATACCCCGATGTGACATTTCCAAATCCAGAGCAAGTTCAGGCTCAGCATCCAACCTTGACTGAGGTGACAGTTCAACCTTTGGACCTGGAACTTACGTTAACTCTGGAATCCAGTatggaggttgaaccttctccaaccatGCAGCAGACccaagctcagcctccagagctcatTAAGGAAGTTGTAGCTCAGTCTCCATTGTATCCCGAGGTGACAGTTCCAGCACCAGATCACGATCATGCTGAGCATCCAACATCACCCAGTATCACAGTTAAACCTTTGGACCTGGAGCTTACCACAACTCCAGAACCTACTACAGAGTCTGAACATTCTACAGCCCTGCAGCAGACTACAGCTCCCCCTCCAAAACACCCTGAGGTGACACTTGCACAGCCAAACCTGACTCAAGTCACAATTCAACCTATGGATGTGGAACTTACCGTTACTGGAGGATCCAATATGGAGACTGTACCTTCTCCAATCATGCAGGAGACCCCAACTCAGCCTTCAGAGGCACCTCAGGAGGTTGCAGTTCAATCTCCATTCCAGCAGGAGGTGACAGTTCCAACTCCATGTCAGGATTATGTTCAGTATTCAACATCATCCAGCGTCACAGTTCATCATGTGGACTTAGAGCAAACCACAACTGCAGAACCCACTATGGAAGCTGGACATTCTACAGCCCTGCAGCAGACTACAGCTCCCCCTCCAAAACACCCTGAGGTGACACTTGCACAACCAAACCTGACTCAAGTCACAGTTCCACCTGTGGACCTGGGAGTTAACATATTTCATGAACCAAGGCCATCTGAGACAGTTCTTTTTCCTTCGACTCAGTATTCAGTACCCACAGGTCTTCCTGGTGTAAAATATACCCCAGAAAAGCAGCAGCCAGAACAGAATGCCACCACAAACATCAGCATATGTGAGCTCTGTACCTGCAAAAATGAGACACTGTCGTGTGCTGGTCTCAGCCCAAAGCAGAAGCTCCACAGAGTGCCTGAGCCAGAGCCTAACGCCTACAGCGGCACCTTCACCATCATAAATTTCCAAGGAAACTCTATTTCTTACATTGATGAAAGTATATGGCAGGCATACCGCTGGGCTGAGAAGCTGGGTTAG